The sequence CCACAGCCTTCGCTTCATTTTCTGCCCTCCTCTGTCGGAATAAATTCCACCTTCAGGAAGCGATCGCCGGGAACGGCGCTCACCCGTGCCGGGACCTGATCAATGCCGAGGCGCTGGCAGAGCACACCGTTCTGGTCAAAGTAAACACGGCTGTCAAGAGACTTCTGCATCTCCGGGATACTGCCCTGCACGAGGATAATTTTGCTCTCCAGTGTGGGCGGCGTCTGGCGTTTCATCCAGGCCACCTGCGCCGGATCATCGCCATTGATGAAATACAGCGTCTGGTTAAAAGGAACATACTGCAGCGGATTCATCACTTCACCCTGACGGGCAAACACCTGCCCTTCGTTATCCCGGATATCCGCAGCCAGTCTGACGGA comes from Escherichia coli and encodes:
- the traW gene encoding type-F conjugative transfer system protein TraW translates to MRCRGLIALLIWGQSVAAADLGTWGDLWPVKEPDMLTVIMQRLTALEQSGEMGRKMDAFKERVIRNSLRPPAVPGIGRTEKYGSRLFDPSVRLAADIRDNEGQVFARQGEVMNPLQYVPFNQTLYFINGDDPAQVAWMKRQTPPTLESKIILVQGSIPEMQKSLDSRVYFDQNGVLCQRLGIDQVPARVSAVPGDRFLKVEFIPTEEGRK